The DNA region gggcgctgggatggagggagaaggtctctggagatgggaatgggggtgagcagagcagatTTTCTCCCGTGAGATTGGATTCCGCGCAGCCCACGCTGGGttgtgctgagagcagagcaccGGGACAAGATCTGAGAGCTGCAAAGCGCAGCACAAAAAAACGGATTTTCAGAGGAGGATGAGAGGCTGACGGGGCTGGAAGGTGCTCCCActtcctctgtttttccaggctgaaggaTGGATAAAACCACccaagggaccccaaaaccgcTTCAGCTGCTCCCACCGAGCTTCTGCCAGACCCCAGCTGCAGCGTTATCCTCACCCCAGCCCTGTTCACCTCCATCCAGGGGCAAGATCTGCCTGTCAATAATTAAATGAGCTTTACTACCCCCCCGGGGCTGGGAACACCCTCCCGACCCATCCAAGCCAAACACCCCGGAGCGCAGCGGAAATTCCAAGGGGAAAGGCTCCCGAGTGCTTCTGCTTTGAAAACGGCCAAGAACGGGCAAAACTCTGCGAGGGCTCTGAGCGTGGAGGGATTTTCCCGGCTCGGGAAGCCTGGTTTAACAACCGCAGCCTTCAGGAAACCTCTTACCTCTGCCTGTGCCTCATTTCCGGACCTAATCCCCAGCTCCGGAGGGCAGAGAGGCGCCGCCGGCTCTCGGAGGGGGCTCAGACTTTCCATGGAAGGaatccctgcaggaagcagCCCGGGATGCTGGGAGGCCGCTGGAAAACGCCGGGAGAGAGGCGCGGGCAGCACAGACCCTCCCCGGGGAGCTGCTCTTCCCCCTCGGGATGCGTCTCGGGCTCCCGGCTTCTCCTCGGTGGAAGGAGCAAGGTTTCAGAGTCTTGGCCAGGACACCTGGGCTTTTCCAGCGAGTATTGTTATTTTCTAGGAAATTCCAGCTGGAGAGAGGTTGTTCAGCTCGGTTTGGGCTGCAGAAATCCCAGTGGTGTCATCCCTGGCTCCAGTCTCTGCTTTCGAGCAGCGAACCGActgtttcccagcctggctgggaatgaggtgaccccaaaacctcttTGTGCTCCACAGATACTCACCCGTGCCATCCCGAATCCATCCCCAGTGGGCAGCACGGACCAGCAGCCAAGAAAATAAGAGTTAATTTATTGGACCAGACCCGTGACAGCCCCGGCTGGAACCCGTGAGCAGCATCGTCGCCTTCCCaacacagctcacacagcccGAGGCGTGGGggaaagagttaaaaaataGAGAATCTGTGGGGTTTGTAATGCTACAGAGGTCCCATCCCACAGCAGAAGTGCTCTGCCTGAGCATTCCAAGCAGAGAAGGGGCCCAGGcgctggggatggagcagcaggccTGGCAAGCTGGGAACAGGGACTGTAAACTCCCTACACATCTAGAGGGGACTGGGACATCACAGTGACacagctgggggtgctggggacatcAGGAACCTCCTCCCTGGTGGCCTGGGCCAGCCACGAGAAGCCAAACTGGCCGTGGTGGCCAGCACGGGAGTGGGggaatcctgcaggaaaagcggggctggatccttctcttccttGGGATCTTCTCACCCCTTCCTCCACCACCACTGGCTCCTCTGGGCTGCGGCCATGGGATCAGCATGGCCATGGGATCAGTGTGGCCATGGGAtcagtgtggctgtggggtCACCGTGACCATGGGATCACCATGACCATGGGATCAGCGTGGCCATGGGATCAGTGTGGCCATGGGAtcagtgtggctgtggggtCACCGTGACCATGGGATCACCATGACCATGGGATCAGCATGGCCATGGGATCAGCATGGCTGTGGGGTCACCATGACCATGGGATCACCATGGCCATGGGATCAGCGTGGCCATGGGATCAGCGTGGCTGTGAGATCAGTGTGGCCTTGGGATCAGTGTGGCCATGGGATCAGTGTGGCTGTGTGGTCACCACAGCTGTAGGATCACTGTGACCACGGGATCACCATGGCTGTGGGATCAGTGTGGCCATGGGATCAGTGTGGCCATGGGATCAGTGTGGCCATGGGATCACCATGGCTGTGGCATCAGTGTGGCCATGGGATCACCATGGCTGTGGGATTCACATCCGTGATGCTGAGGGATCCTGCCCGCCGCACCCCTGCTTTTTCCGGGATAAATAAATTAAGGAAGTGTCcgagggctggggcagagggcacagctggcactgctaTCTCATGGCCAGGGACATCCTGGGCGTGGCAAACAGGGGCTGGTCCAGGGGtggccaggctggctgctgctggctcagttCCTTCTCCAGCCTCTTGAAGAGCTTCTTGGAGGCTTTTTTCTGGCGCAGCCTTCGGAAGCAGCTGAGCAAGCCGTGATCCAGGGCAGTCTGGgaccagagcagggagggaaatggggttgggggaggaaaggagagcCCCATGCCCACCTGGGGAAGCTCCAGGGGGATGTCCCATCCCAAAGCCCACCTGACCCACCTCCAGCACGAAGGCGGCGAAGAAGTTGAGGGCGGCGATGCCCAAGAGGAGCAGTTTGAAATTGAAATCCTCGATGGGCTGGAGCTTCAACAGGGATTTAGGAAAGCCCAGCGGGTACAGGGTGAGCCAGATCATCAGGCTGAAGAGCAGGACGAGGACGAGCAGGAACAGCACTGGGGGTGAGAGggtgtcttaggttgcaatgcaggatgtgaccagaagtgtgtattctatcaccagctgttaaaaccaggtggggcagtgttctttatctcttccacccatccttcctccaggagatatcttctgttaatgggccattgagtcccactacATGACCGATAAAATTACAGCATACCCttgtgagatgctccacccagggggaggagccaaacatttcctagctaaataaaacctgagatttggaacatcagagcagcctttttccactgcatTCCCAGAGGAAGACCGGGCCCATCTTCATCACCACTAAAGCTTCAGAACACTACACCCTTCTCCACAATGCAGAGGGGTGGggtgaggggcaggaggagggagggccggtggctctcagtgtccccatgtcctcacTGGTGTCCCTCTGTTCTCACCGTTGGTGTAGAGTGGCTCACGGAAGGGGTAGCCCTTGGACATGGCCACGGCCAGGATGAGGTACTGGAAGCCACTGACGCAGAAGAGGACGGTGTTCTCGTAGTTGGGCAGGTTCTGGGGCGCTGTCACCGTGCTGTTCAGGGGGACGTACCTGGgcggggggcacaggggacagggtcAGCAGGAGAGGCCAAGGCAAGGTCTGGACACCACACATCATTCTCCATCACAGTTATGActttgggaagagcagggacagctccaatCTCTTCTCTGAGACCAGGGATAGATGTCTTGGGAAtgggagctgggccagggggatttaggttggatatcaggaaaggttcttccccagagggtgctgggcactgcccaggttccccagggaatgggcacggcccccaggctgccagagctccaggagcgtttcgacagggtgggattgttggggtgtctgtgcagggccagaggCAGGACTGGATGATCCCTTCTAGCTGAGGACACTCCATGGCTCCCTGTCTGTTACCAggtcccaaatcccaggaaaaaccCCAGACTCTGCCACAACCTCCGTGCCATCCCCATCACCAAAGCCCTAGGAAGTCAGGGCAGGTtcagatgggatattggaaaAGATTTCTTCACGGGAAGGGCTGCAAAGCACTGAACAGCCTGTGCAGGGGAGGGTAAATCACCACCCCAGGAAGTGTCCAAAACAGCCATGGACATGGCACGTGGGGTTTAGTGGCGAACAGGGGCTGATACTTGGACTCCACGACCTTTTCCAACCCTGGAATCCCAGGATTCCCAGATTTCAGGCCCTCACCAGCTCTGTGAGGTGGTGATGAAGTAGCTGAGGACCTGCACGGCGATGAGCAGGgctgtctgcagcaggaggctgcccagcaccagcccacTTATCAGGGCTCCCTGTGGCCGCTGCACGCCCAGCGCCGGCGCTGGCCCCGTGCGCCCCATCAGCACGGCCACTGTGGTGGTGATGACCAGGTCGAAGAACAGGAACTGGAAATCGCTCAGGTTGGTGTTGAtctgggcaggagggaagggacagaCTCAGACCCAGCTGGGAatgatgccttaggatttcagcttttctatttttcatgtatttgtaaccctgcagttctgcagtgtGTAACTCTAACTCCACACAGAgtgacagctgctgctctcctatTTTGGGCAGACACAACTCCTCTCTTGTCTGcgaatcaaggacacctcagtGCTTCAGACCCcgagaaatggaaacaaaagtgagttggggGGACCAAATTTTGGGTAAATGACTTAATTATCTGAAActgtaattggaagattaacCCCCAATAAAAGTACGACCTATGACCTGTGGTCCATTTCTGGGTGTAGCCCCTGGGGGGGCTTTGTCTGCCCTAAATTTATTGAAGGTCCTTCAATAAACACAAGTGCTTTTTATACCCCTAATTTTGTCTGGGTTGTTTCAGGTAGCCCCAAAAGGCATTGGCAGCCCAGGAATTCCCAAGAAAAGCAGGGATTCAGGGTGGGACTCACAGTGTAAAGCAGGAGCACGGACACGAACTGGACCAGGCTGTACAGGGCCATGTACTTGAAGACCCCGAAGGAGGTGACCAAGGAGCACCGGCCCTCCCTGGGGGTGGGGGACACAGCATCACCACCGGCCACGCCTCCCCGGGAGCAATCCCGAGGGGACAGCGGCATTCCCGGGATTCCCCTGCTCACCGGATCACTCTGGGCACGCACTCGATGGTGGCCACGCGGGAGGTGAAGGGCGAGGCCACCGATGCCTCGGCCTCAGACAGGGAGATGCCGACGTCGGCTGCCCGCAGCGCCCCGCAGTCGTTGGCACCATCCCCGCACATCCCCACACAGTAACTGCGGGAAAGGGACCCCACATTCCtcagggaatgggaaagggacCCCACATTCCTCAGGGATTACAGGAAAAGGGACCCCACATTCCtcagggaatgggaaagggaccccaaattcctcatGGATTACAGGAAAGAAATCCCACATTCCTCAAGGAATGGGAAAGGGACCCCACATTCCtcagggaatgggaaagggacCCCACATTCCTCAGGGAACagggaagggaccccaaaatcctcagggATTACAGGAAAGGGACCTCAAATTCCTCATGGATTACAGGAAAGAAATCCCACATTCCtcagggaatgggaaagggaccccaaaatcctcagggACTACAGGaaagggaccccaaattcctcaggGATTACAGGAAAGGGACCTCAAATTCCTCAGAGAATGggaaagggaccccaaaatcctcagggATTACAGGaaagggaccccaaattcctcagggaatgggaaagggacCCTACATTCCTCAGGGAACAGGGAGAAGCCCTGGCTtggcccagggaagctgtggatgctccgttcccagctgcagtgatccagtggaagtgtccctgcccatggcatgggtgACACCAGGTGATGTCTGAGGTGTCTCCCAATGCAACCCATCCCCATGTCAATCCCCTGGATCCATCTCCTGGGCCTTACTTGAGCTCCTGCAGGCTGTTCACCAGCTGGGTCTTCTGCTCGGGCAGCATGCGGGCGAACACAGTGGCCCGGAGCAGGATCTGCCAAGGCGAGAGCATCCATCAGAGAAAGCAGCAatcctggctgggcagggcctGGGAATGGCCAGCAGGAAACAGGGAAtggccagcagggagctgggaatggccagcagggcactgggaatggccaGCAGGAAACAGGGAATGGCCAGCAGGAAACAGGGAAtggccagcagggagctgggaatggccaGCAGGGAGTTGGGAAtggccagcagggagctgggaatggccagcagggcactgggaatggctAGCAGGGCTCTGGGAATGGCCAGCAGGGAATAGGAAATCTCACACCACGCAAAGAACCCCAAATGGAGCTCTGGTTTGGAGCTGTGAGGCCACAGTGGGAAATCCTGGAGAGGCTGAGTTGATGGAAGGTTCCCAACCCCTCGGGAAGGTTCCCAACCCCTCGGGAAGGTTCCCAATTCCTCAGGAAGATTCCCAACCCCTTGGGAAGGTTCCCAACCCCTCGGGAAGGTTCCCAATCCCTCGGGAAGGTTCCCAATCCCTCGGGAAGGTTCCCAACCTCTCAGGAACCCCCGCCTAGCTGGGGTTCCCTGCCAGACTCACCCGGGGCAGGAGGTCTGAGAAGTGCTCACACACCACCTGGAAGGATTTCCCGTTGAGGGCCAAGTGGTAGTGCCAGGGTGGGACAGAGGAGCTGTCTCGCTGCTGCAGGCCCTGCAGGAAAACAATTCCAGCTCTGTAGCCCCAATCCCTGCGGAGcgcccagagcagccaggacccagcctggagcagcggAATCGCTCCCTGAAATCCCACTTCCCAGTGGGGCTGTTTGgggggcagggctgtgctgaccCAGCCCTCcacaccagcccagagcaggaccTGGCAGCATCCATGGGGAGGTGTTTGGAGCTGCCATTccagcctggatccctgaaTGTGccccagggaaaggcaggggcagcagaggATGGATTTATGAGGAGTGATTTATGAGGACGGCCTCCAAGGATAAcgaggctggaaaagcccttctCATCcctgggagggcacagggccaggttggagcatcctgggacaATGGAACTGGATGAGGTttgaggtccctttcaacccaacCCATTATGGATTCCCAGGACTGCAGAGAAAGCCAGATTTGAGTGACTCAATTTTttagatattgggaaggaattcctccctgtgaggggagtgaggccctggcacagggtgcccagagcagctgtggctgcccctggatccctggcagtgttcaaggccaggctggacgggggcttggagcaacctgggatggtgaaagtgtccctgcccatgggacgGGGTGAACTTTACAGTCCCTCCAAGCTAAATCATGCTGGAATTCTAGgattccacaaaaatcccagtcCTGCAGTTTGGGTTCCCTAGAGGTGTCCTGGGCTCTCACCTCAGGCTGCTCCTCGCCCTGGGAGTGCTCGGCCAGGACGAACTTGAGGGTGGCGGGTTTGTCGTGGCTGGGTGGCGAGGCCGTGACGAAGACCACACGCTCCCTGGGCTCCACCATGCGGCACCCCCGCGCCACATTCAGGGCTGTCAGCATGTTGTCCCCTGCCAGGGACATGTACATGGGCCATCAGGAAGGAGGTTTTGGGATTTCCAGGCTAAGAGGAGTAGTTCAAAGCTGCCATGTCCCCTCTTCCAGCCACCACAGCCAAGTGGTGtcacttccttcttttctccagaacctcctgcctgccctgccccaaaGAAATGTGGATTCAACCCCCATTCTCCTGCCTGGAAAACACCCAGAGGTGACTCCACACCCCCTGCATCAGCCATGGAATCTGTGATTTCAAACACAGCAGTATTTAGGACAATGAGTTCTTACACCCAAGAAATGCCCACACCCTGAGCCCACTAGCAGATCTTGAGGCCATGAATGCACAGAGCCAGGATCCAGGAATCCTCCTGGTGCTTCCACAGCTTCTTCAGGCAAGGATTCCTGCTGGGGGTCCCATtggggctcctgctgggatTCCTGGTGGGTTTTTCTGATGGGATTCCAGGTGGAATTCCCAGTGGGGTTTCTGATGGGAATCCCAGTGGGATTCCTGGTGGAGTTCCTGGTGGGAAAGCCCTTTCCCCCTGTACAATGCCCAGGACTGCCCatgtgctgtccctccctgagccccaggTGCCTCCTGGGCTCACCCGTGACCATGACAGGGCGGATGTTGGCGCTCCGTAGCAGCTGGATCACCGGGGCAGACTCTGGCTTCAGGACATTCTTCATCACCAGGAACCCCAGGAAATTCAGGCCACTCTCCACAGAGTCCCTGGTGGGAGACAAGGAGCCTTTCATCACCTCCAACACCAGCACTGGGGATCAAGGGGCAAAAACAGCTAAAATCCATCAGGGAATCAGCCAGGAATTGCCTCTGTATCGATTAAGGTTGAATTTCCTGCAGGGCATCTTGggaaatgagagagagagactaGCACTGacctggggagctgcagtgcctcCTCAAAGGTGgccacagagcccagcacttTGCAGGCCAGAGCCAGGACCCGGAAGCCATCAGTGGTGTAGTGGCGGAGCATCTGGGAGAAATCCGGGGGCACTGGAAAAGCGAGGCCAGAACAGCTCCTGAGGGAACCCCATCTCCAGAGAGCggacacagagctctggggcttGGGTGCTCTTGAGTAGCTGCTCCTCTGGGAGCCTGGAGACCCCAGGATGGGCTGGTGGAAGTTCTCCCTCCCCAAAGAGCCTGGAGATCCCATACCGGACTGGGGGAAGTTTTTCCTCCCCCAAGGAGCCTGGAGCTGAGGGGGTTCCCCCACCCTGAGGAGCCTGGAAATCCCATACTGGGatcccagtcccactccccattttctgctttcccatttccttttcctcctgtggCTGGAGCCACCCCACAGCCTTTGGGAGCTGCCCCACAGCATTCCTGAGGATAATTCCCTGTGGGATGAGCCTCAGGGGTGCAGCCAGtaggactgggactgggaacaaACCAGTTTCCTTCCTGCACAGACTGGCCACCATCTCCGGAGCGCCCTTGACATAGGCGTGGGCCAAGGCCTCTCCGGGCAGCTTGACCAGGACACTCATCCTctggagggaagaggagaacGGGAAACGCCGCAGGATCCCCAAGGGGGCCTGGTGCCTCTGTGGAGAGCAGGCTgggtcagggctgggcaggaatCCTTCCAGGAGGCTGGAATCCCTCCAGGAGGTAGGAATTCCTCCAATAGGTAGGAGCATGGGGAGCTGTTCCATGGAGTTACCCTGTCCCgaggctgctcctcctctggcGGAGGTTTCACCACAGCCAAGACCTTCATCTCAAACTGCTGGAATGCCGGaagctctccttcctcctcctcctcctcctccatcatCTCCAGGCGCTGAAACCAAGAGGGTAAAACCCTGCTGAGCTCATCCACCCACGCAGGGTCCAGAACCTCCAAGGTTCCCAGCACCACCTCCCTCTCAGGCCCCCCACTCCCGCCTTACCCAGCCGGTGGACTCCAGCATTTTGAGGTCCACAGGGTCCCCGACGAGCTGTCCCCGCAGCGGTGACACCGCGTGGCACGTGGCCAGGGCATAGAGCAGGGCTCCGGCAGGGAGGCAGCGGGGCTCGTGCACCATGGGCAGGAAGcgctgctgctccaggggcacCACGCCCCACACGTCCAGCCCCTCGTGGGTCAGCGTGCCGGTCTGCGGGCACGGCCAGCGCGCGGTGGGTGCGGAGAGCCCCGCTGAGCTCCGGCGCCgtccgcccgcccggcccggctcaCCTTGTCGAAGCACACCAGGCGCAGCTTCCCGCACAGGTTGATCCGGGGCGGGCTGATGCAGAAGATCCCCTGTTTCTTCAGCCGGTTCTGGGCGTAGATGGTGCCTACGGTCATGGCGGCCGGCAGCGCTGGCGGCACGATGACGGTGACCAGGTCCAGGGCACGGATGATGATCTGTCCCACGGGGACCTgcgaggggaggaggaagaagaggggtGGGCATCCCTCCCACGATGGATCCCTGAGGGCTCTCCCGCTCCACCAGCCCTACCTGGTTCCTAACCAGGATGAGGATGCTGTACAAGGTGCCGATgagagctgtgcagggggaaAACGGGCTCGGTTACAATacacagcacaggagggagctggaaTGGAATTCCATGCTAAGGAATTTGGTTCCTCCAGGATGCTACTCCGGGCCCAGACCTACCCAGGATGGCAAGGAACAGCACGAACTTCACGGCATCCTTGTAGAACTTGAAGCTCACCGGTTTGGGGTAGAGGATGGAGCTGATAAGATCCCCCTTGGCCGTGCAGAACCCTGCAAGACAGGCAGGAGGTGGCACGCCGATGGATTCATGCTGGGATTCATGGCAGGATTCACCCCACGTGGATTCATCCCGGGACTCATGGCAGGATTCACCCCACGTGGATTCATCCCGGGACTCATGACAGGATTCACCCCACATGGATTCATCCCAGGACTCATGGCAGGATTCACCCCACATGGATTCATCCCGGGACTCATGGCAGGATTCACCCCACGTGGATTCATCCCAGGACTCATGGCAGGATTCACCCCAGGTGGATTCATCCCAGGACTCATGGCAGGATTCACCCCACATGGATTCATCCCAGGACTCATGGCAGGATTCACCCCAGGTGGATTCATCCCAGGACTCATGGCAGGATTCACCCCACGTGGATTCATCCCAGGATTCATGGCAGGATTAACCCCGTGTGCATTCAGCCCGGTATTCATGGCAGGATTCACCACGTGTGGATTCATCTTGGGACTCATGGCAAGAGTCACCCCGGGTGGATTCATCCCGGGACTCATGGCAGGATTCACCCTGCCTGGATTCATCCTGGGATTCATAGCAGGACtcaccctggggctgtgccccacGCTCTCACCTGTGCGGGTGACCACGGCCAGCACCTCGCTGCCTGTGTAGGCCTTGGCCTGGATGAGCTGTGTCCCACAGAACAGTGTGTGCCGCCGGTGCTCCTCGGGGCAATActtgctgctggctgcctgcccGCCCGCTGGCAGCGGTGTCTTCATCACCGGCACGCTCTCCCCTgcccagaacattccagggggGACTGTCACCCCAGGGGGGACAGGGGCCAGCCAGCCGGGGTGGGAAGGTGACTCTAGCTGAATCCCATGGGGATGTGACTCCTTAGGATttagattttctgtttttcagatccTGTGCTGCGTTTGTGCCTCACTCTGAACTCCACAgcctgtcagctgctgctctcccattttgggcagacaaaacaattcctctgaAACTCAAAGGAACCCTACAGCCTCAGGCCCCAAAAAGTACAAACAAAATGAATTGTGGGGAGCAAACTGGGGTAAATAACTTCATTAGCTGAAGCTGTAACTGGAGGATTAACCCCTGATAAGCAAATGGACGAAATTTATAATTGGCTGAAAAACTCGTGACCATCTTGGGTGTAACCTCAGAGGCTTCTGACAGCCCAAGGTGTGTCTGTGGAAGGCCTTGAATAAATACCCACTTTTATTCTCTTAATCTTCTCTGGGATCTGTTCTAGCTAGCCCTTCCAAGGTGCTGGGATGGGTTCTCACCGGTCAGCAGGCTCTCGTTGACCATGCACTCTCCGGTCAGCAGCGCAGCATCACAGGGCAGCAGCGCCCCGGCTGCAGGCAGTCGGATACAGTCCCCAggcaccagctctgctgagctgacCACCAGCTCCTCTGCAAAACAACcccactcagggctggggaagagggTTAATCCAtctccagcacctggagaaccctgctcagggctggggaagagggTTAATCCAtctccagcacctggagaaccctgttcagggctggggaagagggTTAATCCATCTCCAGCAGCTGAAGAACCCTGTTCAGGGCTGGGGAATGGGGTTAATCCAtctccagcacctggagaaCCCTGTTCAGGGCTGGGGAATGGGGTTAATCCAtctccagcacctggagaaCCCTGTTCAGGGCTGGGGAATGGGGTTAATCCATCTCCAGGCACTGGGGATGGAATCCCCACTGGATACGCATGGCAGTAAACAGGAAGGGGTTAATTCCCTGGAGGTGGGAATTTGAGAGCAGGGAGATGCCAGGCCTGGGGACAATGGATCCAGACCAGAATTCCCAGCAGGGAGATGCCAGGCCTGGGGATAGCCAGGATTTGGACTATGTCAGAAATGGAACCTCTGGAGGAACCCCAGTgccaggaagagcaggaggaaaagggctggtgggacagggcagggattCATGGGGGGGATTATCCTTATTATCaatgtctctctctctttccctgcaATATCCTGTTAAATTAAATCCATATTTAATGTGGCTTTGGAATGTGGTCTCGTTTTCACCTTCAATTGGGCAGAGGCATCTTTTACTAACTGGACCCCAAAATTATTCCAGTGTCTCATAAGATTATTCCCATGAATCCCAACATTATTCCTATGTATTCTAACATCATTCCTGTCTTATAACATTATTCCCATATATCACACAGTTATTCCCATGTATCCCAACACTACTCCCACACATCCCAACATTATTCTAGTGTCCCACAACGTTATTCCCATACATAACATTATTCCCATATATCATATTGTTATTCCcatatataataatattattcCCATGCATCCCAACATTATTCCCATCTATAATAACATTATTCCCATATAGATGACAACATTATTCCCACATATCATATCGCTATTCCCATGCACTCCAACATTATTCCCATGTACACATtatcccagtgtgtcccaaCATTATTCCCAGCTATCCCAACACGCCTTTGGAGCAGAGGGATCCCACAGGACAcatcccccaaatcctggctCTCACCTCCGCCGGGCCGCC from Catharus ustulatus isolate bCatUst1 chromosome 24, bCatUst1.pri.v2, whole genome shotgun sequence includes:
- the ATP13A2 gene encoding polyamine-transporting ATPase 13A2 isoform X3 — encoded protein: MDGSMEASMEGWIPEWMDRRMVLSRNHPVETTGAMGGLQTPCGVCLIPEGGLGGAGIAARAVCGNSIRLFHVHLSWGQGSSSGPNPGTRTWLSQLIPSQVLDPDPILACSSVLQSPRVHPSYQDVGASRAASSQISSQEDRSRPGLGARQLRGIPGGILAVQIHHQCRIMAPVFPGQAGLVHPDFSPSFQPVLAVLRLLIPVLAAEREAEICTGLRGNSRDPEAEKAHPEAPAPCLPTRSGLGAGLWRRRRLRSALPGLGDGGDAAPGPAEPFPTHPILTDSFMTDPIPTDPTLPDPFPTDPIPSGSAPGRMRRDSSRLLGAQRPGYGTLQLDTDLARMFPLLQEVTGYQRRTWRVLLCHAGSVLSAGLLLLLFHWKPSLEVQAKCEPCALGQADWVIIRDHFGQCFTTKVLMEPLGEAGLEQLPGAQQDCRSSVTIAVPDEDESRDTVRLHDKDEKSILRYYLFQGMRYVWLERRQAFCRVSVLDEGWTCAELHLSQAGLHQQEHSTRRKIYGPNLIEVPVKSYARLLVEEVLNPFYIFQVLSMVLWVCDAYYYYAACIFLISTFSLGLSLYETRKQSTTLRNMARMSMGVQVRRPGGEELVVSSAELVPGDCIRLPAAGALLPCDAALLTGECMVNESLLTGESVPVMKTPLPAGGQAASSKYCPEEHRRHTLFCGTQLIQAKAYTGSEVLAVVTRTGFCTAKGDLISSILYPKPVSFKFYKDAVKFVLFLAILALIGTLYSILILVRNQVPVGQIIIRALDLVTVIVPPALPAAMTVGTIYAQNRLKKQGIFCISPPRINLCGKLRLVCFDKTGTLTHEGLDVWGVVPLEQQRFLPMVHEPRCLPAGALLYALATCHAVSPLRGQLVGDPVDLKMLESTGWRLEMMEEEEEEEGELPAFQQFEMKVLAVVKPPPEEEQPRDRRHQAPLGILRRFPFSSSLQRMSVLVKLPGEALAHAYVKGAPEMVASLCRKETVPPDFSQMLRHYTTDGFRVLALACKVLGSVATFEEALQLPRDSVESGLNFLGFLVMKNVLKPESAPVIQLLRSANIRPVMVTGDNMLTALNVARGCRMVEPRERVVFVTASPPSHDKPATLKFVLAEHSQGEEQPEGLQQRDSSSVPPWHYHLALNGKSFQVVCEHFSDLLPRILLRATVFARMLPEQKTQLVNSLQELNYCVGMCGDGANDCGALRAADVGISLSEAEASVASPFTSRVATIECVPRVIREGRCSLVTSFGVFKYMALYSLVQFVSVLLLYTINTNLSDFQFLFFDLVITTTVAVLMGRTGPAPALGVQRPQGALISGLVLGSLLLQTALLIAVQVLSYFITTSQSWYVPLNSTVTAPQNLPNYENTVLFCVSGFQYLILAVAMSKGYPFREPLYTNVLFLLVLVLLFSLMIWLTLYPLGFPKSLLKLQPIEDFNFKLLLLGIAALNFFAAFVLETALDHGLLSCFRRLRQKKASKKLFKRLEKELSQQQPAWPPLDQPLFATPRMSLAMR